The Microbacterium limosum sequence CGCTCCTGGAGGTGGCCGACAACTACGGCTCCCGCGGGGCCAAACGGTTCTTCGGCATCCTCGTACCGGGATCGCTGCCATCGATCGTCACCGGCATCAGGGTGTCGCTCGGGTTCACCCTGATCGCCGTCATCGCGATCGAGATGGTGGGCGCCCCCAACGGTCTCGGCCAGTTCCTGTGGTCGAACTGGCAGATCCTGCGCGTCACCGACATGTATGTGGCGCTGCTGATCATCGCGGTGATCGGACTGATCAGCAGCGTCGGATTCGACGCCGTGGCCGACCGTCTCCTGCCGTGGCGACGCGATGTGCGAGGAGCGCAGATATGACCCCGACGGTTCGGCGCTGGGCGCAGTCCTGGGCCATCCCCATCGTCGTGATCGTGGTGTGGGAGCTGGTCACGCGCACGGGCCTGCTCGACCCCCGGTTCTTCCCGCCGCTCAGCGACATCGTCGCGACGGCGTTCGAGCAGCTCGTGAACGGCCGACTGGGTCTCGACCTCGTGCTCACCGTCCAGCGCCTGATCGTGGCGTTCGCGCTCGCCGCGGTCTTCGGCGTCGCGATCGGTGTCGCATCGGGCCGGTGGCGGACCGTGGAGCTGCTCATCCGTCCCATCACGGACACCCTCTATCCGCTGCCGAAGATCGCGCTTCTCCCGCTCTTCATCATCATCGTCGGGCGGGGCGAGGTCGCGTACATCATCACCGCGTTCGCGACCGCCTTCTTCCAGATCATCATCAGCACGCGCGGCACCGTCCGCGACGTGCCGACGGATCTGATCGAGGCGGGCCGCAATTTCGGGGCCACCGGCATCCGCTTCTTCACCCGGCTGCTGTTCCCCGCGATCGCGCCGGGCCTGTTGAACGGGCTGCGTCTGGGGATGGCGACCTGTCTTATCACCCTGATCGCCGCGGAATTCGTCGGCGCCGAATTCGGTCTGGGCGCCGCCATCCGCCGGGCGGGTCAGCAGTTCGCGATCGACGAGGTCTACGCGGGCATCCTGATCGTCGGGCTGCTGGGCCTGCTGATCAATGTGCTCTTCCGCCTGGTCACTCCGCTGGTGCTGCCGTGGCAGAGAAGGACGCGACCGGCGGCTGCCCGCTCAGTCGCCGGACGGTGATCTCTCGAGTGCTCGGTGAGTCTCGGAGCGTTCGGGCGATGGCGACTGCTCGACCTCGCGGCTTGGTCGAGCCCGACCTGCTCGCCCGGGTCGCCGCGACGACGACGCCGTGGTGTGGGTCGGTGGGGCGAGCACGACCCGCATCCGGGGGAGCGTCCTGATCTAGCACACGGTACGGTTGCGGCTATGCCGACGCTCGATCCGCTGCCCGATCGTCCCGCGCCCGACAACCCGTCGGGAAAGCTGGTGCTCCTGCGACACGGCGAGACGGAGTGGTCGAGAACCGGACGGCACACGGGGCTGACCGACATCCCGCTCACAGCTCGTGGGGAGGATCTCGCCCGCGGCGCCGGCGAGCTGGTCGCGGACTACGACTTCTCGCTCGTGCTGACGTCGCCGCTGGAGCGGGCGCGCCGGACCGCGGAATTGGCGGGCCTGGATGCCGAGGTCGATCCGCTGCTCGTGGAGTGGGATTACGGCGGGTATGAGGGGCGCACGACGCGCGACATCCGTGCCGAGCTCGGCTACAACTGGAGCACGTTCACCCACGGGGTGGTTCGGGGCAAGACGCCCGGCGAGACGGTGGAAGAGGTCGCCGGGCGCGCATCGCGTGTGCTCACACGCGTGCTGCCCGCAATGGCGGAGGGCGATGTCGCGCTGGTGGCGCACGGGCACTTCCTGCGCATCCTGACGGCGGTGTACCTGCGGATGGCGCCCCGGTTCGGCGCACAGATCACCCTGGATGCCGGATCGGTGTCGGTGCTGAGCTTCTACCGCGAGCAGCCGGCGATCCTCTCGTGGAACTACGGCCGCGAGCTGCCGCTGGTGCCGTCGGAGTCGTGATGCAGGGGCCGGCGTGCCGACGCCGCCCGTTGGTCAGAACGGCAGCAACGGTGCGAGCTGGACGAGGGCGAGACCCGCGAAGGGGAGTGCCAGGATGCCGACAGCCCAGACACGCCGTCGACGTCGGGCCGCAGCAACCGACTCTCGCAGCTTCGCGAACGCGATCAGATCAGGTTCGACGGGGGTGGCTGCACCCCACGTCTGTATGTCGTTGATCGCCCGGGCGAGCGCTTGCGTCTCAGCCGAGGAGTAGACGGTTGGTTGCCGTTGAAGCCATCGGGCGAGCTGATGCGACCGTAGGACGGAGACGTCCTCCGGTCGCTCTTTGAAGGTGATCTCCCGGGCGGCCACGATTGCGATGATCGGTCGTACCACGACTGCGGCGAGCGTCGCTCGGGTGAGCAGCTTCGCGACGCGTCGGGCTTCGTGTCGAGCGTTGCGCAGGTGGTCGGTGCGGTGACCACCGACGAGGATGCGCTTGCTCGCCACCCAGACCTTCTGCCCTTGGTGATACTTCGAGTTGATCGTGAAGACGCCGCCGGGTCCGACCACGACGTGGTCGATGTCGCTTCCCCCGTTGCCGACGGGGACCGCATGCACGACGTGCCACTCGGCCCCCAGTTGATCCAGCATCCGCGCCACTTCGAGCTCACCGATGGCACCGAGGTACCAAGGTTGGCTTTCTGGGGTGAGCGGGCTCACCCCGAACAGGCGCGCCGCGCCCGAACGCGGTGGAGCGCTCTCCTGAGCGCGCAGTGCTTCGACGATCACCGCTGCCGCGGGCGGGCGGAGACGGAGATCACCAACGGGCGTGCGTTCGGGTGACGGAGTTGCCACGGATGCTGCTGTCGCGGGCACGGTAGTCGCGGTCGTTGGAGCGGGTGCGGGCGGACCGCAATCCAGGCATCGAGTCGTTCGCGTCGTGCGCTCGTAGATCGCGGTCGTTCCTGCCGGAAGGTCGTTGCTGCAGAGGCGGCATGTGCCTCTGTAGCGCAGTCGCATCTGTGCGTCACTCATTCGTCTTGCGCCCTCCGAGTTCAGACTATGAGAGCGTCGGGTTCTGAGCTGAAGCCCGCGTCCTGCGCTCTGTACGATCGCAGGGGCGGGTCGAGATCGTCCGCACGTCGAATCCAGGGAACTCATGCACAAACCAGCCCGTACCGCGCTCGCATCGCTGATTGTCAGCACCGTCATCGTCCTCGGCAGCTGCTCTGCCGAGAGTGGCGAGGGAGCTGCGGTGGATGCCGACTCCACGCCTGCCGCCGTCGAGGTCGAAGAGGATCTGGTCTCGGTCGACGTGCGGGTGGCCCGGTCTCTCATCGACCCTGACGGCTCGCTGGCCGACGACGACATCGTGGCGGCCGCTGACGCGCAGGGCATGACGGCCGTCGTGGACGGTGAGTCGGTCGTCTACACGATGAGCAAGCCGCAACGCGACGAGATGTTGGCGGAGATGCGCTCGTCCGCGCAGGACTCCATCGACGACATGGTCTCCGATACGTCGAACTCCGTCACGGACGTGGAAATCGACAACGCGATGACGAGCTTCCGTGTTTCGGTCGACCGTCAGCAGTTCTCGCCGCTCGAGAGCATGCTCGTACTCGGCTTCTACATCCAGGGAGCGCTGTACCAACAGTTCGCGGGAGCCTCCCCGGATGATGTCGAGGTGACGGTCGATTTCATCGATGACGCGACCGGCGAGGTGCTCGAATCGGGTTCCTACCAGGAGTGGCGCAAGAACCTCGAACAGTGATGCCGCTGCACCTGCCTGCGCCGCGCGGCGAGGCCAACGGACACGACGTCACCGTCCTACCCCTCGGCTAGCGTGGGAACGTTGTACGCGCGACGGGAGATGGTGTGGTCACAGGTGAGTTGAAGCGCCAGGTCGACAAGGTCTGGGATGCCTTCTGGTCAGGCGGCATCGCCAATCCCGTCGAGGTGATCGAGCAGATCACCTACCTGCTGTTCATCAAGCGCCTCGACGACCTGCAGCTTCTCGCCGAGAAGAAGGCCGCGCGGTTCGGCGACGAGGTCGAGAACCCGGTCTTCCCCGACGGCTACGACAGCGACCTGCCGAGCCGGCGGCCGTACCGCGACCTGCGCTGGAGCCAGTTCACCAATTTCGCACCCTCCGAGATGTTCGAGGTCGTCTCCGAGCATGTCTTCCCGTGGCTGCGACGGCTCGGCGCCGAGGGCTCGAGCTACGCCCGCAACATGCGCGACGCGCGGTTCACGATCCCGACGCCCGCGCTGCTGACGAAGGTCGTCGATCTCCTCCACGACATCCCGATGGAAGATCGTGACACCAAGGGCGACATCTACGAGTACATGCTCTCGAAGCTCGCCACGAGCGGCACCAACGGGCAGTTCCGCACGGCGCGGCACATCATCCAGCTCATGGTCGACCTGCAGCGGCCGCGCCCCGACGATCTCATCATCGACCCAGCGTTTATGCGCAAGTCGGATGTCTCAAGAGACATCCAAGCGCCGGTCAGGCTGGTGCTTGGAGGTTCAAGTCGGTCGCTCTGCTCTCCCGTGAGAACTCGAGCCACCACCCTGCGAAGGCAGCCGGCGCAATCACTTCCAGCCTGTGCACGCCTTCGCCAACCGGAAGGACCTTGACGAGGCGCGCGTCAGCCTGCGCGGATGTTCCGACCGGCGAACCAAACTGGGCCGATGGGTCCTCTCTGAGGGCTTCCATGATCGAGTGCGCGACTCTTTCCACGGCCACTGCGAGAAGCGTTTCAACGTCGCCATGGAGGTCAAGCTCGTAGGCGGACCACACCGCGGCGGGGTCGAGGTCACAGGTCACCGAGGCTGCGGCACGTGCCTCAGCGACGCCCTTGCGATCGATAGCTAGAACCTGCTCCAACGTGCCTTGCGGATGCGCCCACACCCCGTGGTCCGCAAGCAAAGTGAGGAGCCGCGCCTTTCGGATGCCCTCCGCAGTCGACTCGTCATCGAGACCGGCCAACCAAGCTCCCCTCGATGCGGGATCGCTCGGAACCTTAGCCTCATCCGCTTTGCGGATTAGGGGACGCAGCACCGTTGAGATCCGACCGGGGCTCTCGGCGAACGTCTCCGTGATTGCACTTGAGAGCCCCGGCAGTGAGTCGAGGGTGCGCTGCATCTCGGGGTCGAACAGCGCGTCAAGATCACACACCGCGCGTACGTCCAAGCCCAGCTTCGTGCAGATCTCCAGCCATAACGCCACACCGCCGCTCCCGCCGCAGTCGACGAGATCTGTCTGCGCGACCACTTCCGCCGACGCGACGCGTGTAAGAGTTGTAGACATCGCGGCGACATCCGTCACACCCTCGAGCAGAACAGGTCGGGGCGAGAACACGATGTCGCTTACCAGTTGTGGATTCTGTGCGAGCGAAGCCTCCACGCGGTCCGCTTGCACATCCAAGACGCTCTCGCTCATCCGGCGCGGCGGCGATCCGGCGCCGAAGACCCAAATCGACGCCAAGTCGCTGGCGAGTCGTGGCCGCAAGAAGCTCGGCTCGTGTGTGACTACGATCGCGGATCGTCCCGACTGCTCGCATTCTCTGTTCAGCTCGGCGAGCCACAGCCTGGCCATGGAGGGGTGCAGGTGGAGTTCCGCCTCATCGACAACAAGCAACCGCCAGTCATCTCGATAGACCGCGGCGAGGAGGACCACCAGCTCGCGAAGACCGTGACCCTCGTCTCGAAGCAACGAGTACTCGACTGATCCCATGCGCACGTACGGGTCTAGGAATCCGGCTGTTTCGCGCAGTTCGATGGATCGCCCGAGAGCGCGACGGATGAAAGCTGCAACGCGTAGCAGGACCTCTGGCTCCTCACGAAGCGCATAGAGCTCAGTGGTCGCGAGACCAGCGAGCCTTGCCATCTCGAGGATCTGTCGGCGTTCTTCCTCGCCGATTGGGACGCCGCGGTACTCGGTGGGTGTTGAACCCCAGCCGTGGTTAACAACGTTCATCAACCCGACCAGGCGATCGGTTGTCAGGATCCGCTCGCCTGTGGCCAAGGCGATCGCGCGAGCGGCCTTTGACTTTCCGCTGCCATTTCGCCCGACGAAGTACTGGACTGGGTGCGACCAGTCCGAGATCTCGATGAATTCGTGCTCAGAGCCAACCGAGTCGATCCCAAAGACGCCAGCTCGTCTGATGGTGACCGAGTCGGGGAACTTGTCACCATCAGTCGGCATTCGACTGATGGACGTCACCTTGAGCGGAGGGTCCCAGGTGTGGATGGCGAGGAACTGATCTGCAGCTTCCCGCTCACTGCCCGCGTCAACCTGCTGACGGTCGATACTGCCACCATTCGGCGCTACCGCCGACACGAGGAATCGGGTCATTGATCGTGTCCAGACTCTGGTCAGTTCTCGAAACCGGAGCTCGGGTCGAACTTGAGAACGCGCGCGTTCTCGGAGATCGTGCGCACTTCGCCTTCGTCGAATCCGTCGCTCTTGCTGGCCTGGATGTCGATGGTGATCTCGAGCTTGGCGCCGGCGCCGGCGAGGCGGTCGATGATTTCGCGAGTCACGTTTCCGATGTCGCGCGAGTACCGGTCGGGGTCGACCTTCACGGAGCTGAAGTAGCGGCTCGGGCGTCGCGGCGCGGAGCTCTCTTCGTTCGATCCCTCCTCGTCTGCTTCGTCATCGATCAAGACGACGTCCACCGGGCCGACCTCGGCGGCGCCGTCCTCTGCTGCGCGCCGGGCGGCTTCTCGAGCGGCGGCGGCACGATCTGCAGAGGCCTGTTCGTCGGCCTTGTTCCAGTCCACGAGGAGCGTGCTGTCGGTCACCTGGAGCGCGGCGTTCTGCGCAGGCGGCACGATCAGTCCGCGGTAGCGACTGGCCTCAGTGTCCTTCGCTGACGCGATCGCGAACTTCTCGCCGTCGACGAGGACCGAGTTGAGCGAGCGTTCGATCGCGGAGTCGAGCGTCTCCCTCTTGACGAGGCGCGGCAGGTAGACGTAGCGCGTGAAGTAGCCCCACAACTCGCCAACGCTGATCTCGCCCTTGTCGCGCCACAGCTGCCCAAGCTCCTGATGGAGGGTCGCTCCGAGGATCGGCGCACCCAGCTCGGTCACAAGCTGATCGTCGCGGGACAGCTTTGCGGCGACGCGCTCGGCAAGCGAGCGGCCGCTCGAGTCCGGCACCTTGTCGGTGATCAGCTCGAACGGCTTGGTGGCGTCGAACTGCTCGGGGTAGACCGCCCACACGAAGGTGTCGCGGATTCGATCCGAGACGGTCCGATCCAGGCGCGTGACCCAGTCGTCGGTCTGCTTGCGCTGCTGTACCGACAGGTTGAGGCTCTCGCTGGTCGCCTGCACGCGCTTCCACGCGAGATAGCTGCGAGCAGCGGCCTCCAGGCTCTCCAGCTCGCTCTTATCGGCCACCAGGAACACGAGAGTGTTGCGGTGCACGCGCTGGCTGGCGCCCTTGGTCTCGATCGCCTCGCGCACCCACTGGTGGGCTGAGGAGTTGGCACCGTCGGACTTCCGCCGCGAGTGGCGCGGGTGGACGATCACCAGGCGCGCGTCTTCGAGGTCGGGGATGTCGGCGCTGGATGCCGGCGCGACGTGAACTCGATCGAAGACACCGCGCGCACGTTCCTCGCTGCGAAGTCGCTCGGTGATCTCGTTCCACACGGTCTCGACGTCTTCGCGGAGTCGCTCGGCATAGTCGTTCGCAGTCTTCGTCACCGACGGCTGAGTGTCGAACCAATAGTGGCCCTGTTCCTCGTAGAAGTACGTCGACCGCTGCGCGAGCAGCTCGATCGCACTGCCGAAGTTGCCGAGCGTGTCACCGGGCGCCGCGGTTCCGAGCCAGACGTACTGCTTATCCAAGCCTTTCCGCGACGCCTTGATCCTCGGGGCAGCTCCCATGAAGATCGTTCGCGCGATCCGCTGCGTCACGAACCGCTGGCCCAGATTGGGGCGGTCGAGGTCGATCTGTTGCGCCATCGACCCCGGACCGTCGATGTCCGAGTCGATGATCGGCTTCCACTGGTCCTCGAGATACTGAGTGAGGTCGGTGTTGACCGTCGTCGCTTCCAGCGGCACGTTGCCGGGGAGGATCAGCGGGGACGTGTCGTTCGAAGCCCACAGCTCGTGCACGATGGACGACACGAGCTTGAGCACGCCGCGGGTGCGCTGGAACCGTTCCAACGTTGACCAGTCCTCGTAGAGGCGATCCAGCAGCTCGGGGTGCAGCGGGTACGACGCGCGAATGCGCTGCTCGTAGTCGTCACTCGGTGCCGCGGCATCCCGGGGGAATAAGGCGGTGTTGCTCCGATAAAGAGTGACGAAGCTGCGAGCTACGGCGGAGATCGTGGTCAAGCCCTCAGCGTTCGGCGCCTGGAAGATCCGGCGGCGGACGATCTCGAACGACTCGTCCTTGCTCGACGGTCGCCACTGGTCGGCGACCCGGCGGATCACGTTCTGCAGGCGCTCCAGCGCAAGCTGGCCGTTGGCGCCACCGATCTCGATGTCGCTACCGCTACCCGCATCACCGGTATCAGATGCCGGGATCGAGACGACGAGCATCGCGCCGGGCACTGACCGCACGACCTCCGTCAACGACTGCGCGAACGTGAACTGTGTCTCGAACGAGCCTGACGGAAGCTCCTTGTCCGTGACGAGCTGCCGGGCGTACGCGACCCACTCGTCGATCAGGATCAGCGCCGGCGAGTACTTCGCGATCAGCGTCCGCAGCGCTTCACCGGGGTTCGTCCCAGCACGGTCATCGTCTGCGATGAGGTCGTACGCCGCGCGGCCGCCGAGCTGCCACGCGAGCTCGCCCCAGAGCGTGCGCACCTCGGTCCCGTCGTCCTTAATGAGAGGTGATCCCGCCTTCAAGTACGTGCCGACGAGCGCGACGCGCTTCACGCCCAGCGCCGCAAGATCCGGGTTTCCGGTCTCGGCGATGAGCTCCTGCAGCTCCTGCGGGAAGTCCTTTGCGGGGGTGCCGCTGAAGAGGTGGTAGAGAGCGAGCATCGAGTGCGTCTTGCCACCACCGAAGTTGGTCTGCAGGTTGACGACCGGACTCGCGTTGCCGTCCCCGCCGCCCACGCGTCGGAGCGCGCGCGACAGCAGATCCCGCAGACCCTCTGTGAGGTAGGTGCGGGTAAAGAACTCGACCGGGTCGCCATACTCGGGGCTCGTCGCCTGACCGGTTCGCACGAGATGCAGGTCGGCAGCGAACTCGGATGCCGTGAACTCGCCGCGTGCCACATCATCGTGCGGGCGGATAACCTCGCGCCACGGCCGCAACCCCGAACCCGGGTCGAGCGTCACTGCCGTCCGCTTGACCTGCTTACGCGTCTGATCCTCGAAGACCGTGCGCTGTAGGTCGACCCGGAGCTTACGGACGTCCTCGGCCGAGTCCACCGCTCCAACGGCATGAAGCAGTCGCTCGATCGTGTCGAGCGCGCGCGCCGCGTCATCAGAACTGAACGGCTCGTTGTGCGCCCACAGATTTCGCGTCTCGCGGAGCTCTGAGCCGAAACCCTGCTGCGCACGCGACAGCACGTCCTTGAACCGGTAGCCCTGCTCGGTGATCGCGCGAAGCTGCACCTGCACATCATGCTTAGTCAGCGTTCGGGCTAGTCCACCCCGGCGCTGCGCGTCTTCTTGTGCCCACGCGGCAGGCCAATCCGACGTACCGTAGGCTGCGGTCATCACTTCATCGACGGAATCGAGCAGACCCTCCGACAACAGGTCGAAGGCCTTTCCCACGCGATCACGGTTGTTCATCGCCATCGAGCTCAGTCCCCATCCTCATCGAAGTCGAACGCCTGCTGAACGGCCCGCGGCGTACCGGCGTGCTTTCGCGCCTGCTCGTTCACGTCACCCCACGCACTCACCAGCCCGTTGAAGAGAATCGCGTCTTTGGTGTCGCGCTTCTTCTCGGCCTCGTGGAATAGCAGGAATCCCAACTCCTTCACCGCGTCGAGATTCACCCGCGTCTGAACTGAAGGAAGCAGGGAAGCGACCTGATCGGCTCCGTGCTTTGCCATCACCGCCGCAAGGCGAACCGTCGCCTCCCACACGCTGACGCGCTCGTCGGCGCTCACGTCCCATGCGCCTTCAAGCTGGGTCGGCGAGAGAAGTCGCGCCTTCCCGCCCTTTGCCTCGAAGATGCCCCCGCGCTCAAGCGCTCCGATCGACGTATCGGAAGAGCGCGCAAGCTGGTCAGCAATGCCGGAGTTCTCCTGGGTCCAGCCGTATTGGCGATACCACTTGACTGCGAACCGAGTGTCGGGATCGAAGTCCGACTCTTGCTCGCCGATTACTTCGTCCAGCGTGGCGTTTACGAGCAGGAGTGCGTCCTTCACACTCATGTCGGAGCCATCCGCCTCCCGCACCCGCGAGTACCGGGAGAACACGGATATGCCGGGTCCAATTGCCGCCTGCGCGAGATCGACGGGTGCAATCGCGCCCTGCATCAACGTGCGTAGCGCC is a genomic window containing:
- a CDS encoding ABC transporter permease, which produces MTPTVRRWAQSWAIPIVVIVVWELVTRTGLLDPRFFPPLSDIVATAFEQLVNGRLGLDLVLTVQRLIVAFALAAVFGVAIGVASGRWRTVELLIRPITDTLYPLPKIALLPLFIIIVGRGEVAYIITAFATAFFQIIISTRGTVRDVPTDLIEAGRNFGATGIRFFTRLLFPAIAPGLLNGLRLGMATCLITLIAAEFVGAEFGLGAAIRRAGQQFAIDEVYAGILIVGLLGLLINVLFRLVTPLVLPWQRRTRPAAARSVAGR
- a CDS encoding histidine phosphatase family protein, translating into MPTLDPLPDRPAPDNPSGKLVLLRHGETEWSRTGRHTGLTDIPLTARGEDLARGAGELVADYDFSLVLTSPLERARRTAELAGLDAEVDPLLVEWDYGGYEGRTTRDIRAELGYNWSTFTHGVVRGKTPGETVEEVAGRASRVLTRVLPAMAEGDVALVAHGHFLRILTAVYLRMAPRFGAQITLDAGSVSVLSFYREQPAILSWNYGRELPLVPSES
- a CDS encoding nuclease-related domain-containing protein, with protein sequence MSSSASEPSGSMRDRATRTSTETRSSSTSTAAGVESASTAAPSPLSAEQLPRTMTVLTISDASAVRAGLCMSSLDSTCGRSRPAPAIVQSAGRGLQLRTRRSHSLNSEGARRMSDAQMRLRYRGTCRLCSNDLPAGTTAIYERTTRTTRCLDCGPPAPAPTTATTVPATAASVATPSPERTPVGDLRLRPPAAAVIVEALRAQESAPPRSGAARLFGVSPLTPESQPWYLGAIGELEVARMLDQLGAEWHVVHAVPVGNGGSDIDHVVVGPGGVFTINSKYHQGQKVWVASKRILVGGHRTDHLRNARHEARRVAKLLTRATLAAVVVRPIIAIVAAREITFKERPEDVSVLRSHQLARWLQRQPTVYSSAETQALARAINDIQTWGAATPVEPDLIAFAKLRESVAAARRRRRVWAVGILALPFAGLALVQLAPLLPF
- a CDS encoding type I restriction-modification system subunit M N-terminal domain-containing protein; the protein is MVTGELKRQVDKVWDAFWSGGIANPVEVIEQITYLLFIKRLDDLQLLAEKKAARFGDEVENPVFPDGYDSDLPSRRPYRDLRWSQFTNFAPSEMFEVVSEHVFPWLRRLGAEGSSYARNMRDARFTIPTPALLTKVVDLLHDIPMEDRDTKGDIYEYMLSKLATSGTNGQFRTARHIIQLMVDLQRPRPDDLIIDPAFMRKSDVSRDIQAPVRLVLGGSSRSLCSPVRTRATTLRRQPAQSLPACARLRQPEGP
- a CDS encoding DUF499 domain-containing protein: MAMNNRDRVGKAFDLLSEGLLDSVDEVMTAAYGTSDWPAAWAQEDAQRRGGLARTLTKHDVQVQLRAITEQGYRFKDVLSRAQQGFGSELRETRNLWAHNEPFSSDDAARALDTIERLLHAVGAVDSAEDVRKLRVDLQRTVFEDQTRKQVKRTAVTLDPGSGLRPWREVIRPHDDVARGEFTASEFAADLHLVRTGQATSPEYGDPVEFFTRTYLTEGLRDLLSRALRRVGGGDGNASPVVNLQTNFGGGKTHSMLALYHLFSGTPAKDFPQELQELIAETGNPDLAALGVKRVALVGTYLKAGSPLIKDDGTEVRTLWGELAWQLGGRAAYDLIADDDRAGTNPGEALRTLIAKYSPALILIDEWVAYARQLVTDKELPSGSFETQFTFAQSLTEVVRSVPGAMLVVSIPASDTGDAGSGSDIEIGGANGQLALERLQNVIRRVADQWRPSSKDESFEIVRRRIFQAPNAEGLTTISAVARSFVTLYRSNTALFPRDAAAPSDDYEQRIRASYPLHPELLDRLYEDWSTLERFQRTRGVLKLVSSIVHELWASNDTSPLILPGNVPLEATTVNTDLTQYLEDQWKPIIDSDIDGPGSMAQQIDLDRPNLGQRFVTQRIARTIFMGAAPRIKASRKGLDKQYVWLGTAAPGDTLGNFGSAIELLAQRSTYFYEEQGHYWFDTQPSVTKTANDYAERLREDVETVWNEITERLRSEERARGVFDRVHVAPASSADIPDLEDARLVIVHPRHSRRKSDGANSSAHQWVREAIETKGASQRVHRNTLVFLVADKSELESLEAAARSYLAWKRVQATSESLNLSVQQRKQTDDWVTRLDRTVSDRIRDTFVWAVYPEQFDATKPFELITDKVPDSSGRSLAERVAAKLSRDDQLVTELGAPILGATLHQELGQLWRDKGEISVGELWGYFTRYVYLPRLVKRETLDSAIERSLNSVLVDGEKFAIASAKDTEASRYRGLIVPPAQNAALQVTDSTLLVDWNKADEQASADRAAAAREAARRAAEDGAAEVGPVDVVLIDDEADEEGSNEESSAPRRPSRYFSSVKVDPDRYSRDIGNVTREIIDRLAGAGAKLEITIDIQASKSDGFDEGEVRTISENARVLKFDPSSGFEN